The Benincasa hispida cultivar B227 chromosome 9, ASM972705v1, whole genome shotgun sequence genome has a segment encoding these proteins:
- the LOC120086005 gene encoding SH2 domain-containing protein A-like isoform X2, producing the protein MGSEVNESEEYSLLKNLRLEIDVDDGCFTVCFWVYLMNSTTFPISILQQEQLDSSGMTPFLILSERNRLKIMPLNTLHKADEDSSPGSSSSGDVVPHEYLDIDFPMEKWVHIGCEVSTDFVRLHIDGKMVGEKAISSSLSEDTLPRGLRRIILGNNGEDNSMQGYVHNAKILPSVSSIRDHYAEDLPVKLFIDNSSTMEIEEGSDGIWNIVGGKPSCRRNFSLDVMLLDSSGHPVLKELEVVASLIYAESGEAVEKSCDEEAPLLASYDGVEFASSDRPSKLLHGRASFKLKISQLSSKCDNKLFRIRFCIPRVEGYPFFEALSSPIRCISRSRNTRMSTLMLKRSTFHPLDGSRSSGLDNGTSEHEYVSVDEEKPSPLLKRIKLGQDKPTPNDDPSSGQADEECNSHSFTANGAENGFGTSLTGRPKNNGSTGASPSDSGSTEARHSALNRTTTNENPISDVNIFKYCLAGLSERSLLLKEIATSVSQEEILEFAEHVSLYSGCVHHRHQILMSKKLIEEGTQAWSSISQNKHHVHWENVGFEIEEQFMRIAGCSSRSLTQQDFELLRRISGCQEYLAQENFERMWCWLYPVAFTLSRQWINAMWSSLSPKWIEGFITKEEAELSLQSPTGLQDPGTFILRFPTSRSWPHPDAGSLVVTYVGNDYALHHRLLTLDRIFSSAEGEKSMRSLQDMLLAEPELSRLGRTIRSH; encoded by the exons ATGGGTAGCGAAGTGAATGAAAGCGAGGAATACTCGCTGCTCAAGAATCTGAGGCTGGAAATTGATGTAGATGATGGCTGTTTTACTGTTTGCTTTTGGGTTTATCTCATGAATTCTACCACATTCCCTATTTCAATCCTTCAGCAG GAGCAATTAGATTCCTCAGGCATGACTCCTTTTCTCATTTTAAGTGAAAGGAATAGACTGAAGATTATGCCTTTGAACACCTTACACAAAGCTGATGAAGATTCCAGCCCTGGTAGTTCTTCTTCCGGGGATGTAGTTCCACATGAATATCTAGACATCGATTTTCCCATGGAAAAATGGGTTCACATTGGATGTGAG GTATCCACCGATTTTGTCAGGCTGCATATTGATGGGAAAATGGTTGGAGAAAAGGCTATATCGTCTTCACTCAGTGAAGACACCCTTCCAAGGGGTTTGCGGAGGATTATTTTAGGCAATAATGGTGAAGACAACAGCATGCAGGGCTATGTTCATAATGCAAAAATCTTGCCTTCAGTTTCGTCGATCAGGGATCATTATGCTGAG GACCTACCTGTTAAATTATTTATCGACAACTCTTCCACCATGGAGATTGAAGAGGGCAGTGATGGCATCTGGAATATAGTTGGTGGCAAG CCATCTTGTCGTAGAAATTTTTCATTGGATGTCATGCTGTTAGATTCCTCTGGCCATCCTGTTCTGAAGGAACTCGAG GTTGTTGCCTCCCTCATCTATGCTGAAAGTGGGGAAGCTGTGGAGAAGTCGTGTGATGAAGAAGCTCCCCTTTTGGCAAGCTATGATGGTGTTGAATTTGCTTCTAGTGATAGACCAAGCAAACTGTTGCACGGGCGTGCCTCCTTTAAGTTAAAAATATCTCAG CTATCTTCTAAATGTGATAACAAGCTCTTCCGCATCAGATTTTGTATACCTAGAGTTGAGGGGTATCCCTTCTTCGAGGCTCTCTCTTCTCCAATTCGGTGTATCTCAAGGAGTCGAAATACTCGTATGTCAACTTTGATGTTGAAAAGATCTACCTTCCATCCACTCGATGGATCTAGGTCATCTGGTTTGGACAATGGAACCTCAGAACATGAGTATGTTTCAGTAGATGAAGAAAAACCAAGTCCACTATTGAAGAGGATTAAGTTGGGACAAGATAAACCAACCCCTAATGATGATCCTTCATCAGGGCAAGCAGATGAGGAATGCAATTCTCATTCTTTTACTGCTAATGGG GCTGAAAATGGATTTGGCACAAGTTTAACTGGAAGACCAAAAAATAATGGATCAACAGGAGCCTCCCCATCAGACTCCGGGAGCACTGAAGCCAGGCATTCAGCTCTAAATAGAACTACAACCAATGAAAATCCAATATCAGAtgtgaacattttcaaatattgcCTAGCAGGTTTATCTGAGAGGTCACTTCTGCTCAAGGAGATTGCAACCTCTGTGTCACAGGAAGAAATTTTGGAATTTGCCGAGCATGTTTCCCTATATTCTGGATGCGTGCACCACAG GCATCAAATATTAATGTCGAAAAAATTAATAGAGGAGGGAACACAAGCTTGGAGCTCAATCTCACAAAACAAGCATCATGTTCATTGGGAGAATGTTGGTTTTGAAATTGAAGAGCAATTCATGAGAATTGCTGGCTGCAGCTCTAGATCTCTCACTCAGCAG GATTTTGAGTTGCTGAGAAGAATTTCTGGTTGTCAAGAGTATCTGGCCCAAGAGAACTTCGAAAGAATGTGGTGTTGGTTATATCCTGTAGCTTTTACTCTATCCAGACAGTGGATAAATGCAATGTGGAGTTCTTTATCACCTAAGTGGATTGAAGGATTCATTACCAAAGAAGAAGCTGAATTATCACTTCAAAGTCCGACAGGTCTTCAAGATCCTGGGACGTTTATTCTTCGATTTCCCACCTCAAGAAGCTGGCCTCATCCTGATGCTGGTAGCTTGGTAGTTACCTATGTCGGCAATGATTATGCTCTTCATCACAGACTTCTTACCCTTGATCGCATTTTCAG
- the LOC120086005 gene encoding SH2 domain-containing protein B-like isoform X3 — protein MFMVSTDFVRLHIDGKMVGEKAISSSLSEDTLPRGLRRIILGNNGEDNSMQGYVHNAKILPSVSSIRDHYAEDLPVKLFIDNSSTMEIEEGSDGIWNIVGGKPSCRRNFSLDVMLLDSSGHPVLKELEVVASLIYAESGEAVEKSCDEEAPLLASYDGVEFASSDRPSKLLHGRASFKLKISQLSSKCDNKLFRIRFCIPRVEGYPFFEALSSPIRCISRSRNTRMSTLMLKRSTFHPLDGSRSSGLDNGTSEHEYVSVDEEKPSPLLKRIKLGQDKPTPNDDPSSGQADEECNSHSFTANGAENGFGTSLTGRPKNNGSTGASPSDSGSTEARHSALNRTTTNENPISDVNIFKYCLAGLSERSLLLKEIATSVSQEEILEFAEHVSLYSGCVHHRHQILMSKKLIEEGTQAWSSISQNKHHVHWENVGFEIEEQFMRIAGCSSRSLTQQDFELLRRISGCQEYLAQENFERMWCWLYPVAFTLSRQWINAMWSSLSPKWIEGFITKEEAELSLQSPTGLQDPGTFILRFPTSRSWPHPDAGSLVVTYVGNDYALHHRLLTLDRIFSSAEGEKSMRSLQDMLLAEPELSRLGRSCLGKNIYRHVGAIPEPRFER, from the exons ATGTTTATG GTATCCACCGATTTTGTCAGGCTGCATATTGATGGGAAAATGGTTGGAGAAAAGGCTATATCGTCTTCACTCAGTGAAGACACCCTTCCAAGGGGTTTGCGGAGGATTATTTTAGGCAATAATGGTGAAGACAACAGCATGCAGGGCTATGTTCATAATGCAAAAATCTTGCCTTCAGTTTCGTCGATCAGGGATCATTATGCTGAG GACCTACCTGTTAAATTATTTATCGACAACTCTTCCACCATGGAGATTGAAGAGGGCAGTGATGGCATCTGGAATATAGTTGGTGGCAAG CCATCTTGTCGTAGAAATTTTTCATTGGATGTCATGCTGTTAGATTCCTCTGGCCATCCTGTTCTGAAGGAACTCGAG GTTGTTGCCTCCCTCATCTATGCTGAAAGTGGGGAAGCTGTGGAGAAGTCGTGTGATGAAGAAGCTCCCCTTTTGGCAAGCTATGATGGTGTTGAATTTGCTTCTAGTGATAGACCAAGCAAACTGTTGCACGGGCGTGCCTCCTTTAAGTTAAAAATATCTCAG CTATCTTCTAAATGTGATAACAAGCTCTTCCGCATCAGATTTTGTATACCTAGAGTTGAGGGGTATCCCTTCTTCGAGGCTCTCTCTTCTCCAATTCGGTGTATCTCAAGGAGTCGAAATACTCGTATGTCAACTTTGATGTTGAAAAGATCTACCTTCCATCCACTCGATGGATCTAGGTCATCTGGTTTGGACAATGGAACCTCAGAACATGAGTATGTTTCAGTAGATGAAGAAAAACCAAGTCCACTATTGAAGAGGATTAAGTTGGGACAAGATAAACCAACCCCTAATGATGATCCTTCATCAGGGCAAGCAGATGAGGAATGCAATTCTCATTCTTTTACTGCTAATGGG GCTGAAAATGGATTTGGCACAAGTTTAACTGGAAGACCAAAAAATAATGGATCAACAGGAGCCTCCCCATCAGACTCCGGGAGCACTGAAGCCAGGCATTCAGCTCTAAATAGAACTACAACCAATGAAAATCCAATATCAGAtgtgaacattttcaaatattgcCTAGCAGGTTTATCTGAGAGGTCACTTCTGCTCAAGGAGATTGCAACCTCTGTGTCACAGGAAGAAATTTTGGAATTTGCCGAGCATGTTTCCCTATATTCTGGATGCGTGCACCACAG GCATCAAATATTAATGTCGAAAAAATTAATAGAGGAGGGAACACAAGCTTGGAGCTCAATCTCACAAAACAAGCATCATGTTCATTGGGAGAATGTTGGTTTTGAAATTGAAGAGCAATTCATGAGAATTGCTGGCTGCAGCTCTAGATCTCTCACTCAGCAG GATTTTGAGTTGCTGAGAAGAATTTCTGGTTGTCAAGAGTATCTGGCCCAAGAGAACTTCGAAAGAATGTGGTGTTGGTTATATCCTGTAGCTTTTACTCTATCCAGACAGTGGATAAATGCAATGTGGAGTTCTTTATCACCTAAGTGGATTGAAGGATTCATTACCAAAGAAGAAGCTGAATTATCACTTCAAAGTCCGACAGGTCTTCAAGATCCTGGGACGTTTATTCTTCGATTTCCCACCTCAAGAAGCTGGCCTCATCCTGATGCTGGTAGCTTGGTAGTTACCTATGTCGGCAATGATTATGCTCTTCATCACAGACTTCTTACCCTTGATCGCATTTTCAG
- the LOC120086005 gene encoding SH2 domain-containing protein A-like isoform X1, producing MGSEVNESEEYSLLKNLRLEIDVDDGCFTVCFWVYLMNSTTFPISILQQEQLDSSGMTPFLILSERNRLKIMPLNTLHKADEDSSPGSSSSGDVVPHEYLDIDFPMEKWVHIGCEVSTDFVRLHIDGKMVGEKAISSSLSEDTLPRGLRRIILGNNGEDNSMQGYVHNAKILPSVSSIRDHYAEDLPVKLFIDNSSTMEIEEGSDGIWNIVGGKPSCRRNFSLDVMLLDSSGHPVLKELEVVASLIYAESGEAVEKSCDEEAPLLASYDGVEFASSDRPSKLLHGRASFKLKISQLSSKCDNKLFRIRFCIPRVEGYPFFEALSSPIRCISRSRNTRMSTLMLKRSTFHPLDGSRSSGLDNGTSEHEYVSVDEEKPSPLLKRIKLGQDKPTPNDDPSSGQADEECNSHSFTANGAENGFGTSLTGRPKNNGSTGASPSDSGSTEARHSALNRTTTNENPISDVNIFKYCLAGLSERSLLLKEIATSVSQEEILEFAEHVSLYSGCVHHRHQILMSKKLIEEGTQAWSSISQNKHHVHWENVGFEIEEQFMRIAGCSSRSLTQQDFELLRRISGCQEYLAQENFERMWCWLYPVAFTLSRQWINAMWSSLSPKWIEGFITKEEAELSLQSPTGLQDPGTFILRFPTSRSWPHPDAGSLVVTYVGNDYALHHRLLTLDRIFSSAEGEKSMRSLQDMLLAEPELSRLGRSCLGKNIYRHVGAIPEPRFER from the exons ATGGGTAGCGAAGTGAATGAAAGCGAGGAATACTCGCTGCTCAAGAATCTGAGGCTGGAAATTGATGTAGATGATGGCTGTTTTACTGTTTGCTTTTGGGTTTATCTCATGAATTCTACCACATTCCCTATTTCAATCCTTCAGCAG GAGCAATTAGATTCCTCAGGCATGACTCCTTTTCTCATTTTAAGTGAAAGGAATAGACTGAAGATTATGCCTTTGAACACCTTACACAAAGCTGATGAAGATTCCAGCCCTGGTAGTTCTTCTTCCGGGGATGTAGTTCCACATGAATATCTAGACATCGATTTTCCCATGGAAAAATGGGTTCACATTGGATGTGAG GTATCCACCGATTTTGTCAGGCTGCATATTGATGGGAAAATGGTTGGAGAAAAGGCTATATCGTCTTCACTCAGTGAAGACACCCTTCCAAGGGGTTTGCGGAGGATTATTTTAGGCAATAATGGTGAAGACAACAGCATGCAGGGCTATGTTCATAATGCAAAAATCTTGCCTTCAGTTTCGTCGATCAGGGATCATTATGCTGAG GACCTACCTGTTAAATTATTTATCGACAACTCTTCCACCATGGAGATTGAAGAGGGCAGTGATGGCATCTGGAATATAGTTGGTGGCAAG CCATCTTGTCGTAGAAATTTTTCATTGGATGTCATGCTGTTAGATTCCTCTGGCCATCCTGTTCTGAAGGAACTCGAG GTTGTTGCCTCCCTCATCTATGCTGAAAGTGGGGAAGCTGTGGAGAAGTCGTGTGATGAAGAAGCTCCCCTTTTGGCAAGCTATGATGGTGTTGAATTTGCTTCTAGTGATAGACCAAGCAAACTGTTGCACGGGCGTGCCTCCTTTAAGTTAAAAATATCTCAG CTATCTTCTAAATGTGATAACAAGCTCTTCCGCATCAGATTTTGTATACCTAGAGTTGAGGGGTATCCCTTCTTCGAGGCTCTCTCTTCTCCAATTCGGTGTATCTCAAGGAGTCGAAATACTCGTATGTCAACTTTGATGTTGAAAAGATCTACCTTCCATCCACTCGATGGATCTAGGTCATCTGGTTTGGACAATGGAACCTCAGAACATGAGTATGTTTCAGTAGATGAAGAAAAACCAAGTCCACTATTGAAGAGGATTAAGTTGGGACAAGATAAACCAACCCCTAATGATGATCCTTCATCAGGGCAAGCAGATGAGGAATGCAATTCTCATTCTTTTACTGCTAATGGG GCTGAAAATGGATTTGGCACAAGTTTAACTGGAAGACCAAAAAATAATGGATCAACAGGAGCCTCCCCATCAGACTCCGGGAGCACTGAAGCCAGGCATTCAGCTCTAAATAGAACTACAACCAATGAAAATCCAATATCAGAtgtgaacattttcaaatattgcCTAGCAGGTTTATCTGAGAGGTCACTTCTGCTCAAGGAGATTGCAACCTCTGTGTCACAGGAAGAAATTTTGGAATTTGCCGAGCATGTTTCCCTATATTCTGGATGCGTGCACCACAG GCATCAAATATTAATGTCGAAAAAATTAATAGAGGAGGGAACACAAGCTTGGAGCTCAATCTCACAAAACAAGCATCATGTTCATTGGGAGAATGTTGGTTTTGAAATTGAAGAGCAATTCATGAGAATTGCTGGCTGCAGCTCTAGATCTCTCACTCAGCAG GATTTTGAGTTGCTGAGAAGAATTTCTGGTTGTCAAGAGTATCTGGCCCAAGAGAACTTCGAAAGAATGTGGTGTTGGTTATATCCTGTAGCTTTTACTCTATCCAGACAGTGGATAAATGCAATGTGGAGTTCTTTATCACCTAAGTGGATTGAAGGATTCATTACCAAAGAAGAAGCTGAATTATCACTTCAAAGTCCGACAGGTCTTCAAGATCCTGGGACGTTTATTCTTCGATTTCCCACCTCAAGAAGCTGGCCTCATCCTGATGCTGGTAGCTTGGTAGTTACCTATGTCGGCAATGATTATGCTCTTCATCACAGACTTCTTACCCTTGATCGCATTTTCAG